Part of the Halovulum dunhuangense genome, GCCATAGAGGCCAGAGGCGGGCCCCCTCAGGATCTCGACACTGTCGAGAAGGAAGGGCTCGGGCTTGGTGTCGTTGTAGAAGCCGTAGCGTGCCTGGAGCCCGTCATGGAAGGTCGAAGGGCGGAAGCCGCGGATCAGGTACCAGTCGGAGCGGTTGTCGAGTCCGTATTCACCGACGGCGACACCGGTAGAGTAAGCCAGGACTTCTTCAACGTCCTGCGCGCCCCGCTGCTGGATCTCCTCGGCTGTCACTACGCCCACCGAGCGGGGTGTCTCGAGGATCGGGTCTCCCGATTTCATGACGCTGCCAGTATCAAGTGCCACAGGCGCGCCGAAGAACCCCTCGTCGCTTGCGTCCTCGACCGTGATCGGATCGAGCTGGATGTCCTGCGCCAGTGTTGGCACGGCCGCCAGCAATGCGCAGAACGAGATGGCGGTGCGGCTAAGCTGCATGTGTCGCTCCATTCTTTTTCAATCTTATTTTTACCTGGCGACTGGCTTGGCGGTGGCGGGTTACTGATTCCGACTTTTATTGTCAACTTATCTTCGCCCAGTAGCCCGCGACATGGCAGGCCTTTCGGTCGAGTTGCACCGTCTCGCGCAGGTAGTCACGCGCGAGCGCGGCCTCGGCCTTCTCGGCGGCGAACCAGACATACGGGCCGGGACGAGTAACAATTTCCTTGAGCACCCCAACCAAGGGCTGTGCTGTCTTGCCGCGCTCGATCCAGACTACCTCCACGCCCGGCGGCCTCTGAAGATCGCCCCGGTCCCCGGCATCCTCGACCGCGATCAGGGCCTTGCCAGTCGTCTCAGGCGCCGCCGCCTCGAGCATGCGGGCGATGGCCGGGAGCGCGGTTTCGTCGCCTGCGAGGATCAGGTCATCCGCCTGCGGATACCAGCCGCCCCCCGGTCCGGTCATGCCAACCGTGGCGCCCGGGGAAACCTGCTTGGCCCATGTGCAGGTCGGTCCATTGCCGTGAAGGAATACATCCACATCGAGCCAGCCCGCGCCTGGATCGATGCGTCTGATCGTATAGGGCGGAGTGTGCAGCCGGTCCGCACCCGTAGGCCAGTGAGTGCGGCCGTCGGGCCCAAGGCTTGGCCAGACGGGCTCCCGTCCCGCGGGTGGCAAAAGCAGGCGGAGATGCAATCCGGATCGCGCGAAATCACCCAAATCTTCGGCCTCAAGCCGCAGCCGCAGGAAACGCGCCGATACCTGCGTGCACCCAACGATCTGCGCCACACGGAAGTTCGGCGGATACGGCGAGGCGAACTCAGCGCCTTGCCACTCGATCCCAGCGACCAGCGCCGGGCCGAGCTGCTCGAGCTGTGCCAGTACGCTCTCGCGAAGCATGAACACCTCGTTGCGCGAGGGCGCTTCTACCCGGATGGCAACCGACCCATCTTCGGCACTGAATCGCAGTAGGCCGATGCCGGTGTCGCAGGTGAGCGCACCGTCCGCGTCACTGGCAAAGACGAGATCGCGGGCTTCAAGCCCGGTCCGGATCTGCGTGATCATCATCCCAGGACTGGCACTGGAGACTTTCGTGAATGTGCTGTGCCGTGTCATGAGATCTCCTCTCGGCGGGCAGGCGCGCCGCCTCGGTGCGTCAGCTGCTGAAAGTCATCGGGAGTGTGAATGTGTAAGTCGGCTCAGTCAGGCCAGAGGGAGCGGATGGAAAGCTTCGGGCGGTGTGCACCGCGCGGAGTGCGGCCTGATCCAGTGCGGCGCTGCCGGAGGACCGGGCAAGCGCGACATTCCTCAGGCTGCCATCGCGCCCCACCGTGATCCGGACCACTACCGTGCCCGAAGCGCCCGTGGCATCACGTGGATAGCGCTTGCGTCGCTCGATCGCAGCGCGCACCTGCCCTCCCCAGCGCGCCGTAAGACTCTGCCGCTGGTTCTGACTCAATGTCGAGGTATCGGCTGGTCGGTCGTTGCCGGCCGCCGCGCCGTCCCACTGTCCGGCCGCACGTTGTGAGGGGCTCGCCTGCGCTTGACTTCGCTGTACAGGCGCGGCTTCGCTCCTTTCGACGGAGGCAAAGTCGCGCGGTCGGGCCAAGGGGCGGGCGCTCGTCTCGACGGCGGCGGTGCTATCGAGGTCTGTCTCTTGCGGTTCCGCCTCGGGTTCTTCCGCCTCTGCCTCTATCGGCGGTTCGGCTTGCGGCGGCGGGGCGGTCGTATCGATCTCGGGCGCCTCCTCTGCTTGCGGCAGGGCAAGACCCGGCGCGTCGGGCCTCGCCATGGCAACGGACGCTTCCGTCGCGAGCGGGGCCTCAATTTGCGGAGGCTCTACCGGCGATGGAGGCAGGGCTGGTGGTGGCTCAAATGCGGTCAGTATCTCGGGCGGGCGTTCCCAGTCGACGACCATGTCGGCCAGGCTTGCGCTTGAGGCGGTGAGGGAAATGACGACCTCGCCACCCTCACCAGCGGCATTGATACCTTCCTCCGCCGGGGCGATGGCGAATGCTGCCACGTGC contains:
- a CDS encoding siderophore-interacting protein gives rise to the protein MITQIRTGLEARDLVFASDADGALTCDTGIGLLRFSAEDGSVAIRVEAPSRNEVFMLRESVLAQLEQLGPALVAGIEWQGAEFASPYPPNFRVAQIVGCTQVSARFLRLRLEAEDLGDFARSGLHLRLLLPPAGREPVWPSLGPDGRTHWPTGADRLHTPPYTIRRIDPGAGWLDVDVFLHGNGPTCTWAKQVSPGATVGMTGPGGGWYPQADDLILAGDETALPAIARMLEAAAPETTGKALIAVEDAGDRGDLQRPPGVEVVWIERGKTAQPLVGVLKEIVTRPGPYVWFAAEKAEAALARDYLRETVQLDRKACHVAGYWAKIS
- a CDS encoding TonB family protein produces the protein MKRFAEFTIFVAASAGLHVAAFAIAPAEEGINAAGEGGEVVISLTASSASLADMVVDWERPPEILTAFEPPPALPPSPVEPPQIEAPLATEASVAMARPDAPGLALPQAEEAPEIDTTAPPPQAEPPIEAEAEEPEAEPQETDLDSTAAVETSARPLARPRDFASVERSEAAPVQRSQAQASPSQRAAGQWDGAAAGNDRPADTSTLSQNQRQSLTARWGGQVRAAIERRKRYPRDATGASGTVVVRITVGRDGSLRNVALARSSGSAALDQAALRAVHTARSFPSAPSGLTEPTYTFTLPMTFSS